The DNA sequence GCAGCTTTTCACACAACCAGCCCCTGCCAGTATTGTTTTAGTATTCAAGTGGGTAAGGTCTACCCAGGTACATATTTGTGAGTTTTTACAGCCCCACTGCACAAACATCCCACCATTCCGCCCCAACGTAAGATTAAACTTTAACTTGTGTTGTCACACAGTAAATTGTGTTTGCTATTCAAAAAATATCATGCTATAGCTGCCACGACTGGTAATCTAAGCTGTGATAAAATGGAGTAAAGCATTGCCCTGAGGTGAGCAAGGACACAGGTGTTTCTCAAGGTACAGATGACAAGGTTGCCAGTCCTCCCTGTCAAACTGTATTAGTAAATCAATCTGTCATCTTCAAATCCCCCAAGTTTAAATCTCTATAGAGAGGGTCTTGCTGATGTGGTCAGAAGGAAATGAAAGATGATGTGCACTCAGTAACTTCAAAAGGttgtcactttgtttttttatatgatttGATGTAGGCAGCAAAGGCTGTACTTGAGCGAAAAGAATATAACAATGGATAGAAAATGCCTTTCTCTCGTAATGCACTGCTTTCCAGCATAAGCCATTCAATCTGAGAGTTGTGCGAACGCTGtgaaggatagaaaaaaaatacattgttcaTCTTAATCTTCTTGCTAGAGTCTGCACCGACTGTTTCCTCTCTTCATGCACGTATTGTGTCCCAGTGTCCTTAACTGACTATCTACAGTTTTTATAAGAAAAATCTTCCTAAcagtctctgctgctgcttagACAGTTTGACAGCCTGCACGCACTgaactctccctcctctctgcttcaGATTCCTGTATAGCTGAAGATAGACTACATCAGATATTGTATTGAGTGGGTGTATACATAAATGGATCCCTCTCACGTATTCTTATAGCTACATTTTAAAGCCCCCTGTGGAAACTTTATCTCTGAACGAAGCGATTATCCATCATTGTGATGCAGTTAGTCAGTGTTAAAGAGCTGCTCTGTTtgtgatgcatgtgtgtgtgtagacccCAGTCCTCTACTTGAGACCACAGCATAGTTTCCCTCTCTTTATGACTCGATTCACTGGTGGCTTTATGAGTCCATGTGATTAACAGAGGAATTTCAGTCTTTCTTCCTGTGGGCCGTCTATCCATAGGAGATAATTATAGCTGCGACTGGTTGTAAATACAATCCCAGCCAGGGGTTGTCGGACCAGGAAATGGGACATCATCAGACTTCACCTGGAGAGGAACATAAATCGGAGCCTGAGATAACAAAGATGTGTCTAAGACAACAGGATACACAGGACCTGGTGCGGTTCAATGACACCTCTGTTCAGACTGCACACTCAGGTCAGATCGGGTGTAAATGAAAGTTGTCGttgtttaactgtatttaaGAATCAGATTGAAAGACCAGGGAGTCCAAGGTGACAACAAtgaattgcttgttttgtctgacaaccgatcccaaagatattcactttacaataatataaaacagataaaagcttaaaattctcaccaccagataaaagcAGGCACTATGTAAGGAACATCTAATTCAAGGATGCTAACTACAAATGTGTGGACGTACATGGGCGTGAAGAAGAAGGGAGTTTGACACTTGGGTCACCATATACATGAAAGACTAAACCTCAGGCAAGTTTAATGCCCAGAATGCCCGCCCTCGCTAGTTGTTGTTCTTTTGCTACCAAACTCCTCACAGGCTTGGGTAGTAGGGAAGAGGAGCATAATTGCTGGGTTTTTTATATAGCtaatgtgtgtgttctcattGTTTTGAGTGCTTACACAGGACTCCACATTGTTTCTTTTAATAGGAGCTCCAGGCATCATTGAAGTATTTGTGagtaaaaagtaattaaaattaCAATGGGCTAGCCAGTGTGTTGCTGGGTAGGTGGAGGGAGCACAGCAGACGACGACTTGGCTCCAACTCACTGCCCTTGTACTCATTCATTAGTGATGCATTGGTTCTCGCTCAGCCCTCCCATCTCATCAGAAACAGTACCCTCGTGGACAAAGACAGGGTTGTATAGATGTGCCCGTTATGTTAATATCAACTCCCCCAGCTTTTACACACAACTGCTGCAATGTACCTACTTTTTACACTGATGTATGGGGAGTGTGTGGCTAAATCCTGTGAGTGTTGTGCGTGCATATACTACCTAGGAGGCTGAATTGACTCCTTGATTTTCAGTGCATGTACTTGCTATTGACTGGAGTGTTTTGCTTGGCCTTGGACACTTGTTAATcgtaattaaatgtttttttttctctctctctgtgtgtcctctACTTCTAGCTGGCAATGGTCAGATGGTACAGATGGACCCCAGTAAGTCTGGCTTTGTGGGTTCACAAGTGGAGCTGCGCTGCATTTTCGTCAACAGTAACCCACCAGTCAAGATCTCTCAAGTCACCTGGCAGAAGCTCCTCAACGGCACCAAACAGAACGTGGCCATAGCCAACCCTGCCCTCGGCGTGTCCGTTCTGCCGCCTTTCAAGGAACGGGTCAGCTTCAAGCAAGCAGCGGTTCGTCACCGTACGCCTTCGCTGGAGGACACCACCATCATGTTCTCCAAcctgcagctgtctgatgaAGCTGCCTACATCTGCGAGTACACCACGTTTCCTGCGGGCAACCGTGAGAACATGGTCAACCTCACGGTATTCGGTAAGAACTTGTTGagaattttgtaaaatgttagCATTTGGAGATTATCAGTGATTTTAAGGCTGTTTGAATCTgcaacatttgtaattttatacaACTGACAAAATCTTGTACTCTAACAAAGACAAAGGCCCTCTATACAGATTAAAATCTGACTCATCAGTTCATCTTTCAGACTGTGTAATTGTGCAGTGGATCAATTCTTTAGccaagaaaagagagaagacaaaTCAGGTTCTACAACTTAACATCAGTTATGTCTCAGAATATGTTATTGCTGGCCTGATGAGTAGTCAGAGGAATATAAAATCTGTCACCcaaatttgttttctctttgactGGTAGAAAAGATAACAGGGGGTCAGAGGCAAACAGGgtcaaagtgacatcttcttTTTTAGTGAAAGGCTTAAAGAAAGACTTTCACAGCTTTTCTTATCAACATTACATTGCCACAGGCTTTGTTGTAAATTAGGTTGGATTCCTTTAGAACACCTCAAACCAGAtggcttttttctgtttgctaAAGCTGTTGGTAAAGCTGTTGGTTGGTTGTTTACAGTTAAAACTCCCACTCTGCAAAGGTGAAAAGCACTGTACTGCGGCAGCCATCATGTCATGCTTGAGTCCACAAGGCTCTCATTCCATTGTGGACCTTGTAGTTGATTATACATGTTCAGCATTGAAGTGAAAATCATTTTGACGGATTCATGATGTGATGAGTGGGGTGACGTGTCGTTTAACGCCAATCCCAGATTGGCCCATATGGCTTTTATAAAATAGGAAACTGCTGCAGGCAGCAGTCAATAAAAATGGCAGGTGAGACGGAAATCAATAAGGCCACTTCAGAGTGTGTAATTTGGCCTAAATAATCTcatcttggaaaaaaaaaaggagtgccTGAGAAGTAGTTAATCTTGAAGAGAGGCGGCTTTGAAAAGGTTGTGTGCTGACTCTGATTAGAGATCTAATTAGAAATTAAGTGTTGGTGTGTTTTCCATTAAGTCCcagtaaaagaaaaagcacTTGGCTTAAGTAGTCCCTGTTGCCAGAGCTTCTTGTCAGCCCTGAGTCCCCATTTTGTGTCACTGAGCCGCTGAGGTCTTTTTAGGCTTCTGTGGCTCAGTGAACATCAGGAACCTGTGTGCAGATAACCAACCAGTAGCGTTCAAAGATCTCTTTCAGTTATGCATTCACTCAAGCTCAAGCCTGCCTTTTGATGTACTAAGAGTAGATAGCTAATTGGCAACTCACAAAGGATTCAAATTGGATGACTGTGCATTTGGGTAGGCAAGTGGGTCCTACATCTGTGAGAGCTTTGACAACTGCTTCGGCTTTTGAGAAAGGAAAGAGGCAGAACTTTGCATGATTTGAGTTACAACGCTGTTTTCATCTCAGCCCCTCAGTTTAATTTACTTCAAATAGCTGTTTTTATCAAATCTAAGGCTGATTTTAGGCGAAGTAGACACAAatagatagaaaaaaaagatagatacatagaaagtgaaagaataaaaaaacttAAGATCTGTATTTAATGagctttaattacattttagcGATTTGGTTGCTTTGTGCTTTCTTTTCTACAGCTCGCCCTATGACACGTATGACCTTGACAACACCCACCATCGTGGCCAGGGCTCAGAAACGCAAGATGACTGTCGCCACTTGTGTATCAGCCAATGGGAAGCCCCCAAGTGTTATCAAATGGGACACCAGGTTGAAGGGCGAAGCCACTTTCCAGGAGACTCGCAACCAAAACGGGACGGTGACAGTACGGAGCAACTACGTGGTCATACCGAGCCGAGAGACCCACAAACAGAAGCTCACGTGTATCGTGATGTACCGAAATGAAAAGATCACGGACAGCGTGGTGCTCAATGTGCAGTGTAAGAATCCAAATCTTTCAAAGCTCCCATATGATCAAGTTTACATAATGATTTTGtataaatgttatataatattaaggctggtttttgtttttttttttacaaattttcaCAGACATTTCTTTTCAGTATATGATAAAATGAGTAGACCAATTTGAAGCACCCAATTGTGTTTTCCATGCAAGGTGACACCAGTCACCAGTGATTACATCATCATCTGTTTTTCTCCCAGATCAcccattttttacatttttgttaatatttttaagaaaaaaggaaaactgaaacaaaagcCTCAATTTTGTACTGACAGTATGCAGGGGTTCACTGCTTTTAGTTAGATTACATCATgctttacactttttttttacaggtgtGCATAAGAGTACAGAGCTAATCAAGACCACGTCCAGTTGTGGTCCCTGGGCTAGACCTAATCTGAAACTATTTGCATCAATGAATGGGCTTTTGAAATTTGACATATTTGATCATATATGCATTCAGATAATGGAACATATTATAATTGGGATGatttaaatgccaaaaagaaTAGAGGACCACTTCACTCAGAACGGATGAATTTGTGGATACTAGAGCATCACTGTTTTGTTGCTAGCAGCTATTTGTATGCTTTCccagagctgaaatgataaaacGATGTTTTCGGGTTATATTGTGGGGAGAAGAACTGACATCAGCATGCCCTCCTTGCAGATGAACCTGAGGTGAAGATCGAGGGCTTTGATGGGAACTGGTACCTGAACCGTCAGAATGTTCAGCTGACCTGCAGGGCTGATGCTAACCCCCCTGTCACGATCTACCAGTGGAAACTGTGAGTCTGACTAAACCCTAACAAAACCCCTTAAGGCTCAGAAGACAAGACAGCATGGCTGTGTGTTATTTCTCTCATGTTAGATTTCtgactgggaaaaaaaagagctttttgGAGGGTTTGCTAAAGCACAGGGAGGCAATTTCATTCAGTGTACCAGTCGAATGGAGTCTGCTCTTTTCCAACATTTGTTTCAAGGCATATATATTCAGGAAAGTAATCttcaaagataaaaacacaccaatTTCCTTCATCCTCTCCAGAAATGTGTCTCCATTTATTTGTTAACATCTGTTTGGTcttgtgtgtccgtgtgtgtgcgcatgtgtatctgtctgcagcTAATCTCGGAcactactggacccatcagcctaaaATTTTTTGCGTATATCcatgactgtatgctcaaggacctcttgTGGTTGCAGTAATTAATAATtgttgaaaaacctattttatacCACCATTGACTGCTTACTCCTCACTCCTCTTAACCAGCCGGTAAGGACTGcaagtgatcaacaactgcAGAAAAAGGCATTTCCGGCAATcagctaggctaaaaacaaatctgttgcAGTCCCCATGTTGGCCTTTGTcttggctcaaaaactgacatccatagaaacgtttggtctcatcttgaaacGGAGCATCTGTACATTAATTCCATACCctatatgttatgatccactaaagttagacATGATACAAGATGAGTAAATCCCCATTTTTTGTTAGCTTCGCCGCCATCTTTACTGTAAGGAAGCCGAGAGGGACGATTGTGTGAGATTcaacttttctttgtttgggaGGATAGAGGGAGGTAAGGAAGGAAGTTCGGACTCGCTCCCAGACACACCTAGTGGAGATTTGCATtctactgagtgcactcttctagtttgtttataaaacatgtaatgaaGATAAGACTCGGACCTGAGGCGGAGCACAATAGATCTATTACAGCAACCACACACACCCCTATCAGCCCGATAGTCACAGATACTGTGAGATAAATGCAAACAGAGCATGGTTTGCTTTGCTTTTGGGTTTTGCTTTGAAGTGTTGGGACCAGCATGCAGGTAGAAGGGTAAGAAAGAGTCATTGTTGGAGCTTTTGTGTTCTCTGGAGGGCACAGAAGGCAGCTGTTTgtccctgacacacacacactcacagaggaGAGGGCTGAAGCCGGAGTAGGAGCCGTGGATTAGGCCGGCATACCGGAGGGCTGACATCAGTGTATTTGACATTGTGGCAAATACACAAGCAAGAAGAGATACAAACATGTTCTCAAGGCCTCGGGGGATCGCCAAATAACCCTGGGTTTGATCTGCTTTGAGTAATGGCATGAAAGTTGGTCACGCGGAaatgatgttttacagtaaaaatataagCTCTGCAACATGGAAGGCGTACAACTAGAATAGTTCGGGGTAATATACATCAAATGCCAAATTTCTAAACAAAAGTTGGCTTATCTCTTTGAATATAAAGCAACTCTTTTGAGCATATCACAGTTTTGAATGAAAGCATTATATGGTGAAACTGAGAGATAAATGTAGCAATTTGTCCTGTAATTGCTCAGTGAAGGCTAGGTTAAGAAATATGTCACTGGACCTCAGTGGGTGTGGATTAATAGACCATTGTACCCTCATTGTATCTACTCTACAGGCCCCTGTTGGATTTTAATGAGGCATAGggagtttttttcccccttttttcttaTGCATAGATTTAGCTTCCAGGGCAGAAACATTGATATACACACAGTAGCGGCAGAAGAAGACAAGATAGAGAAGATTTGGcctgtttgttggtttttttttcttcaatttttttATCAGAGGCAAAGAAAGATTTGAAGAGAGATAATGGAAGatagggagagaagaagaaggggggGGTGAAGAGATGTGATCTAGAAAGACGAGGGCACTGTGCTGACAGATAGGAGGGGACGGCCATTGCTGCACTGAAAATGAGATGCCAAATCTGTTGTGAAGGTTCCCCTGGGCTCCACTGTGGAGGTCAGCACAAGGCTGTGACGGAACGATCCAGTACAGGCCGGCAGGATTGCGTCACACttgaccacaaacacacacacacacacacacgagagagGTATAGCCATATCCAATAATGCCTTTGATACAGAAAGACAATCCGTTGTATATAGTATTTATCTTCTTAAATGAGTTCATAggtcgattttttttttttaacgaatCTGACTCATCGCAGCAACTAAATTATAAAAGAATCTGTATTTGCTCcatctgcattcatttttttctcccatctTCTGTTTGTTTCCCTGAATTGCACGGAGTGTGCAGAAAGCCTTGGCATACAATCCTTGAGGAAAGCATCTtagattgttttcttttcttagaGCACAATGCCAGAGCTATTTCTCAAAATGGGTTAATGGGGAACTGCTCTGAAATAGCGAGAGAGTCAACTAAAAAAGGACACACTccatttcaactttattgtttgtttttgaaatgtttgtttgtagGGCAttcttgtgttgtttgttttaggtGCACACTGTTTTCAATAGAAACAAGAATGGTAAGTGGGGGAGTAGAGGACTGAAGAAATATTTATCAtcacaaataacataataattagTTGTGCACTAAgatttcagattggatttttTTCATAGGAGTTTCACAGCGCACACATACCCTCCCCTCACAGTGCGTTTTCAGTTTCCCAGAGACAGATGATGCTgctatgaataaaaaaaaaaaatcagtgttattATTACTTCAGTCTCTCCTCTAATTACATAACTAGCTTACTTATCTCTATGATGAAAATTCTGTTTTTCAGGTCTATTAAACTCTACCATAAGAGAACTGTCGGCAATTCCTTAATCACCAGTAGCGGCGAATAAAAGTCACAGATTACTTAAAGGATCAATTCATAGGATTTAATGgaatctagcagtgaggttgcagattgcaaccaaatgaaataCCTGTCTGTTCTAGGCTACTTTAAAAACATTGCAGTGCAAGATGGGGGGCTCCATAGAGAGGACCTGCTCCAAATGTAGATATAAAgtgctcattctaaggtaatgaaaacataacaattgtcattttcaggtgattatacactaattaaaacatacttataaatattatattccatttctgccaagtcagtTCAGCTAGATGCTGcaacactgcacctttaatgcccatttaaataatatttaagtCAAGTTTATTTCATTACTGCTGGATGTAGTACAGCTACTTCAAGCTATGAaggctgatgttttttttatatttaagatAATATTGTCAGCAGCTATTCCAAGAGAATGAAACCAcacaataaaaattaaacttgaatgttaaaacactttaaaggcCAGTGATACAGATGGATGTTTGATTAAAGACACTACTTTAAGTCCAGAAAGCAGTCTCAATTTCTTCCTTTTAATGAATATTATAATCTCTGTTAATCAGTTGCCTGTTGCCAATGTGAACCGTCTTATTTATAGACCTAATCATGCACATTAAACTAATATCTTTAAAACTAATTATCACATATTGAGCTTTTAAGAACACACAGTAAGTTTTTCCTGCATTCAAGTTTCAAACCGCCTCCACACCATCATGCGGTTTATAGTGAATTCTGGGCGACGGGTTGATGTATAGAGGCTTGaatctcccccccccccccccccacccccaaccctcCACACACTAACCTCCCGCATCTATCACACACATCTCATACATACTTGCACAAGAGCGGGCCCGCCAGTCATCAAAGAATCTGCATCAATCTCAAGCTGTTTGTTAGCTTTTCATTTTACTGGCCCTcaggctccacacacacacacacacatatatatatgtatgcacgcacaaacaaacacacacacacatacatacatacattctgATGTCTCGCACAAATGCAGACATCTTAAGTGGCCGCAGAATCTGTGGTGAATCGCAGTTTGCCAGCCTTTCATTTCTGCAGCAAATCAATTGGGCTTTGCAGAACTCAGCGTTTGATATTGGCTTGCAAGGTAACTGATTATTGAATCATGGCATACAGTATTGAGGGATGTTTGCAGCTCGCTCCGCTGTGTCAAGTAGCCGAGCCTGCTCaatgaaacacaacacaagCCGAGCTCTTTATATTACTTTTGTTCtgaactaaagaaaaaaaaaatacaatatagttATACTTATACTGACTTATCCTGAAAATCTGCTatgtaaaatgcatttaaacgCATGTAGATCAGCTGTTAGCAACTGACATTTCATGATAGATTAATTAACAAATAACTCATCACTGTGCCTTTCCCCCCCCTGCCACTGAAGAGCCTTGTTGAAAGCCTGTTTAGCGTAGCTCAAGTGTTTGATGTGCGACCATTGTTAGTGTGAGACCTAATTTTGTTGCCTCTCTgtaatgtcattttgtttttctctgctgtaaTAAATGGAGCAttacattgtttttaatgttctcaCACACCAGCGGATCTCAAATTGTCTTTCCAACAGAGAGTAAGCCCAGGAGTGCGGGGAAGGAGGTCTTTGCAGCATCCTTATTCTTAACACAAACCAAAACCGCCACCGACGCTCAGCAAGCCACCACTCAAAACGAGctatttgtttacttttttcacAGTTGTCTTTTTAGTTGTAAGCTGGATCCATTCAGCAGTTGATGAAGCTGATCGAAGGGAAGGCAGCGGGAAATGGCAATTTTCACGAAATTTGAT is a window from the Thunnus thynnus chromosome 7, fThuThy2.1, whole genome shotgun sequence genome containing:
- the nectin1b gene encoding nectin cell adhesion molecule 1b isoform X3, whose product is MAMCVGIWILLLALHIQAGNGQMVQMDPSKSGFVGSQVELRCIFVNSNPPVKISQVTWQKLLNGTKQNVAIANPALGVSVLPPFKERVSFKQAAVRHRTPSLEDTTIMFSNLQLSDEAAYICEYTTFPAGNRENMVNLTVFARPMTRMTLTTPTIVARAQKRKMTVATCVSANGKPPSVIKWDTRLKGEATFQETRNQNGTVTVRSNYVVIPSRETHKQKLTCIVMYRNEKITDSVVLNVQYEPEVKIEGFDGNWYLNRQNVQLTCRADANPPVTIYQWKLLNGSLPSNVEIKNNTLFFKGPVTYDLAGTYVCDATNGIGTRTGIVDVNITEKPLPQGPPGGVIGILGGVVAIGLIIGVAVTVFMVHRRQQKTRTETDNDLTDLPPAHKPAPPPPKKKNSDMKGHLTSDDIQVVHLDKEEEMQKLPLQPPYYDMAPSESTPFTDKPNSGHKDCDVQYAELDTAALASSPSPRSSAHTGPGDLVEYATIQPSSH
- the nectin1b gene encoding nectin cell adhesion molecule 1b isoform X4 encodes the protein MAMCVGIWILLLALHIQAGNGQMVQMDPSKSGFVGSQVELRCIFVNSNPPVKISQVTWQKLLNGTKQNVAIANPALGVSVLPPFKERVSFKQAAVRHRTPSLEDTTIMFSNLQLSDEAAYICEYTTFPAGNRENMVNLTVFARPMTRMTLTTPTIVARAQKRKMTVATCVSANGKPPSVIKWDTRLKGEATFQETRNQNGTVTVRSNYVVIPSRETHKQKLTCIVMYRNEKITDSVVLNVQYEPEVKIEGFDGNWYLNRQNVQLTCRADANPPVTIYQWKLLNGSLPSNVEIKNNTLFFKGPVTYDLAGTYVCDATNGIGTRTGIVDVNITEKPLPQGPPGGVIGILGGVVAIGLIIGVAVTVFMVHRRQQKTRTETDNDLTDLPPAHKPAPPPPKKKNSDMKGHLTSDDIQVVHLDKEEEMQKLPLQPPYYDMAPSESTPFTDKPNSGHKDCDVQYAELDTAALASSPSPRSSAHTGPGDLVETLGGIQKSC
- the nectin1b gene encoding nectin cell adhesion molecule 1b isoform X2 is translated as MAMCVGIWILLLALHIQAGNGQMVQMDPSKSGFVGSQVELRCIFVNSNPPVKISQVTWQKLLNGTKQNVAIANPALGVSVLPPFKERVSFKQAAVRHRTPSLEDTTIMFSNLQLSDEAAYICEYTTFPAGNRENMVNLTVFARPMTRMTLTTPTIVARAQKRKMTVATCVSANGKPPSVIKWDTRLKGEATFQETRNQNGTVTVRSNYVVIPSRETHKQKLTCIVMYRNEKITDSVVLNVQYEPEVKIEGFDGNWYLNRQNVQLTCRADANPPVTIYQWKLLNGSLPSNVEIKNNTLFFKGPVTYDLAGTYVCDATNGIGTRTGIVDVNITEFPNNPPPGGREIPQEQHNAGAAIGGAVGGVALLGVAAILLFIFLRRRQRTFKGDYSTKKHVFGNGYSKAAHPPIPKNLQYPDDSDDEKKPAQIGGPGGFEVSERDFDAEAEDLKRPYFTVDEGESRDYDERTLAFQYDPEPEIADDMISQTDGSVISKKEWYV
- the nectin1b gene encoding nectin cell adhesion molecule 1b isoform X1 produces the protein MAMCVGIWILLLALHIQAGNGQMVQMDPSKSGFVGSQVELRCIFVNSNPPVKISQVTWQKLLNGTKQNVAIANPALGVSVLPPFKERVSFKQAAVRHRTPSLEDTTIMFSNLQLSDEAAYICEYTTFPAGNRENMVNLTVFARPMTRMTLTTPTIVARAQKRKMTVATCVSANGKPPSVIKWDTRLKGEATFQETRNQNGTVTVRSNYVVIPSRETHKQKLTCIVMYRNEKITDSVVLNVQYEPEVKIEGFDGNWYLNRQNVQLTCRADANPPVTIYQWKLLNGSLPSNVEIKNNTLFFKGPVTYDLAGTYVCDATNGIGTRTGIVDVNITEKPLPQGPPGGVIGILGGVVAIGLIIGVAVTVFMVHRRQQKTRTETDNDLTDLPPAHKPAPPPPKKKNSDMKGHLTSDDIQVVHLDKEEEMQKLPLQPPYYDMAPSESTPFTDKPDSGRHPEELLNPAEYMSYQRVCNMEHFPESQPTQAYPPVTFLPQHSYSQHPSNEPMYSNTSFSAPGPRAPFTFPKEQSV